The stretch of DNA aaatccttaTATCAATGCATACGTTATACAAAATTGGCTAGTATTTTACCCGTGACTCCAACTTCATTTCAAGATgaacattttttaaatgtagATGGAGTTTTATTGAGACTCAGATGAATAATATGTTGCACACTAACATCATTACTAACAAAACCACAAACTGAAAAGGGTTTATATTTATATGCATGCAATTAGATAACAATATTATACAGGAAAATCTTCTGACACGACTCAGAAGCTAAATTAACTTAAGAACGTCTGAGTTTCATTAAAACTTGGCAAAACATCTAAAGTGTTGTATTAATTAAACATTTCACTAATTCCAGGCAATACAAAGAAGCTTTAAGACAACAACGCCAGCAAGACATCTACCGCCCCCGCACCGACCAATCATCGCCCGACCTCGACTCCTCCCCCCACCAAAGCCCCGTCCACAACCCCCACTCCCCCGTCAACGGCCACAGTAATGTATCCCCCACATATCGTTCCACTAGCATATCACCAAATTCCTCCCAAGTGCCAAACTCTCCCCTCCTACACTCAACACCTAGAAGATTCCAGAACCAAAATGGGAACTCAGAAAAAGAAGAGAACAAGCGGCCAGTACAGAAAGTTGTGCCTTCGAGGAATGTAAATAAGATCTATTCTGCGGTGAACGGGAATGTGGAGTATGGGAGAACGAACGGACACGACACTTATACAAAACCTACGTCACCTACTAAGTCTCCGACGAATACTTTAGGTTATAATAGCATAGGTAGGTAATGTAACCTTCTAGGAATTCTGTTATATGTGCATAAGATGATGATTAGAACCCAAATACTTGTAGCTTCAACCATCTTGGAATATGGCCAATCTTGACACAAATATGGGAACAATAGTATCTTCTATCTTACCTCGCATGTTCAACTTGCTAGTTGTCTCTTTCCTTTTTTAATACAAAGTCATGTAGCAGTGCAGGTATAATACCTGCTAGGGGACTATTTTTCTTCTTATTTTAGTCGTTTATTACCTACCAGTTTATTTTTCAAGGATATAAGACTTAGTTCTGAAATTAAGTCATAAGATATCTCATGCCCGTCTCGAATAGCTATTCACCGATAGTTAGAAAGTAAAAAAAGTGTGACGTGGGTCTAGAAATGACAATAATTGACTATGACACCGTTAATTTCAGGCACAAAATCAAACATACCCCGGCAAACCAACGGCGAGCCAAAGCTGCTTACAACGACGGTCTCATACCTCAAAGGCGCCGCGCCGAAACCCGCCGGCAAGGTCCCGTGGAGTAAAGACGATAAGCTCAGCTTTACCATGAAGAGAGAGTTCGATAAGCAGAAGGAGGAGTTGGATCTGCTAGCGCAGTTGAGGACAGTGAGTTTTTTTTGAGCTAAGTAACCAGAGTAACAACATTTCTTATCTCAAGTCTGATCTACTGGCGCGGTCAGTAGGGTCTTATCTGCCTTATTCTGAACTGGCCAACTTCGAACACATTTAAGAGTAATTTCGTGATAAGCGAAGTCACTAAACCTAACTGTTGAGGACATTATCGACATATTCTAGTCAAAGTACCTAATTTAACCATCACCTACTTTGTTTCTTTCAAGTTCAAGCCCCCTAGATATACTTGtacaaagtattttaaattaattttaatttaacctCTTTTATGTGTTAAATATTGACACCTTGAACAATGCACTTGGTGAACCAACCTATTTACATTGATTGATCATAACATTCGCAACACAACAGTATCATTTGAATCAATTGTCTGTCTAGTGTCTACAAAATGATTGGCGTTCAGTTTATAAATCAAGTATTGTTAGCTGCCGTCCAAAGGTTATTTGATCCGTTGATTGTTTTGACAGCTACATCAATGTGATCAACCAAGTACTAAAGtctaactacaattaaatctTCACAACTGGGCAATTACAGTCAATAATGAACTCTGTGCACTACATTCATTAGATGACTAAGGGCTCATTtggacggcgcgcgaactcgcatgcgattctAGTTACATTGTGGGCCATTGAGGTTACATCAActcagccgaccgatcaaataacgcaatgtaatgaaactcgtatGCGAGTTTTCGCACCATAATCAAATTAAGATCAAAaaacgcaatgtaatgaaactcgcatgcgagttgcAGGGCTCATGCACTAAATAGTATCTGCATTAGCCAAGAGAAACATCGCACGATTATTTCGATAAAAACATCTCATCTACTTAAAGCATcacagatttatttatttatttatttaatctttattgcacataagaaaacacactgtacaaaaggcgaacttaatgccataaggcattctctaccagtcaacctttaggcaaaGCAGATAAGTTGTAGGCGGTTAAAAAATATGTGGTATACTTTGATGATACAATTACGTACCTGTACGAACACAAAGAcataaatatatacaaatatatatatataatatagttacaaatacatatacatacatatacatacacatacatatgAATTCAGATGAACTTACAAagcagtacgtctaccatcagttttgacattgacatatacgctcacgtctacgtaaattactttctatgcatctcgctcgtactcgcatattagtgcaagcgagatatacagaaagtaaattacgtagacgtgagcgttatgtcaatgtcaaaactgatggtagaggctctgaaaCACTAAGATTTTCCAGTACTGCCAGCAAAGTGCTCACTTAAGGATTTTTGGAAGCAAACCTGTTCGGGCACTGTTTAATTTTGACAGGGATTTTGATTAGGACAGATTGACTAATTAATATAATGTGTaattcatattaaaattatgCCGTATTACGTGCGTAAATTTTAACTATAATACGTGCGCATATAACCAGGGGGCATCGGGGTAAGCCTTTGAAAGTATGTGCATATTATGTATGTGCagaaaccggacaagtgcgagtcggattcgcccaccgagggttccgtacttttttgtatttgttgttatagcggcaacagaaatacataatctatgaaaatttaaactgtgtagctatcacggtacatgagatacagcctgatgacagacagacagacagacagacagacggacagtgtagtcttagtaatagggtcccgtttttgccctttggatacggaaccctaaatacgACCAAGATTGAGATACACACGATGTTCGAATTCAGAAGATTCAGAGATGTGATCTAATCGTGTCTTATTTATATTAGCTTATTCTGTCCATTGGATTTGTTTGGTTGTAGTATTAATGTTTAACTGTCTCGTTGCTTACTACATTGATTGTGTTTGTTGATTGTTCCAGATAATCGAAAGCAGACTAAAGATGAGTTTACCAGAGCAACTAGCACCAGTTTTGGCCGACGGCGTCGTCTTATGTCACCTCGCCAACCACGTGCGGCCGCGCTCGGTGGCTTCTGTGCACGTACCGTCTCCTGCGCAGGTGAACGATCCATTTCACGCATCCCATACACTAATCGACTGAGCGAAGCGAGAATGTCAATTGGCGAAAGGGatcttttctcaaaaaaaaatcattgaaataaatcatttttcttTTAGACAGAGAGTAAACATTGTATTGGCAAATTTTTATAGGTTGTATCAGTTTCCCTAAATAACGTCCAAATGATTAGGGGAATGATTGTTAGAGGATATCTATAACGACTGGGACCGGTAATCATAGTTTCTCGGCAGGTGTAAGTAATGTATGCACTGTTATTGTACGTTGCTGGTTATGTGATGTATCGCCATCCGCCAGGTCTGTTGGAAGCGACCTACTAGTTATCAATACGTTTTCCAAATCTATGTATCTACTttgtactatagttcgttttttttagcattagaaaagaagtaaacaatcttgacgtgtcttcttattgaaaaacacttttgaaaaataagtcacggcaaatatgtaacaattatgaatcatatacgatatttacattcttttgctttcataagtaatagttacagatttttaaaacgcgtttttcaattaaaagaaacttcaagatcgcgtagtctttttctgatgctaaaaaaacgaactatagtctgattgcagaaaaaaataattcatgATATTATTTTTTGTCTGTCTAAAATTGCTATATAAATTGAGACATCAGTCTCAAAAcgtgtgaaataaagaaaaaggcaactctttaaaaaattaaaacacggTCTCTTTAAGTGTGTTAACAATATTAACATGAAAAATCATAACATATCCTTAACCAAACACTTTACCATAACTAAACCAcgttttgttttcattttcagCCCAAATTAACAATGGCGAGATGCAGGCGGAATGTCGACAACTTCTTGGAGGCCTGCCGGAGGATTGGCGTCGAAGAAGTGAGTATTGAATGCATTTACTTACCCTACATCTTTCGAGGTAAACTTTCCGATTGAGCACATAAGTACCTATGGCTTTCTAAATTGCAATATTTATATACAGGCTGGCCAAAAagtaagtgcattcccgttgccagggaggttttgggattatactgagcaagttTTACTATtgggccaaccccgaaatcgcgaaaataaatttggttgtttcatacattatggctggtccattttctatgggagggtaaaattTTTTTCGCGTATTCGGGGTTGgtaccatagtaaaagttgctcactataatcccaaaacctctctggcaacgggaacgcacttattttttggccaccgtgtataaagtATACCATAGTGGACTTTTGGTCGATTCGGATGGTTCACCATTGATAATTTGCtgtagttattttagtttacaTATCTTAGTTCATTGTGAAAGTACTGTCATAATAGGATTTACGATTATATTCTACAGATGTATTTTCCTTCTTATTTTCTCGgtaacgttcgtatttgtcatgctacttcagtcaacctcggtACTTTATGTACatagactgactgaaatagcaagtaacgttcgtacgtttccgtgaaaatacgaaggaaaataattatgtaactaCATCTGTAATTTGTATGTGTGGGGTTGGGATCTAAAACGTTATTTGGCTAGTGTGAAAcgttattttttccgttttatCGTTGACTTTGACGCAATGTTTGGTAGTTACATTTTCATTTGAATTATATTGAAAAGTTATCACTAGACGCCTATATTGTCGTGTGACGCTTCGCGGTTTTAACATTAACCCTCCGGCCGTGTATTCGAGTGTTACAGGGTTGTTTATCCTTTCGCGAGCAAGATAACAAACAAACATTACATAACTAAGAGACGGGTGGCGTGTGTTGCAGGAAAACATCTGCTCGCCCGAAGACATTCTGGGCCCGGAGCGAGAGCGGGACGGCACCATCCTACCTCTCGCTCGCACTGTATGCGCCCTCCTCTCACACGCCACGCCGCGAAAGGATAACCAATCAGAACACTACCATTACGACCAATCGCAGGAGGAATACGAGTATTACCGAAGCGATGTCGCTAACTCCATtgaagtgaactattatgaaagaACCGTGGGCAGGTACGCTGAAGACAGAGTTGTGAGCAATTTCAACACGTTTACTGAATACCAGAGCCAAAACTACACTATCGACGAGGCTGACGAATACCAAAACTACGAGAATAACAACACAGACGCGCACTATTCACCAGTCTACGAAGGCGTAAGGAACAGAGGACCTTACTACCACAAGAATAGAGTTCAATTCGTCACGCCGTTCTTCAAAGGAGACGGTGTTCTGAAATCCGATAACTTTGACATATACGATACTGATGAAGTAGATTTCCCGCTAGAATTAAGTCGGGAGGATACAGAGAGATACGACAGGGGTAAAATGAATTTAGATATACAGAACAATTTGAACAGGGATCTGACCATAGAGACTGAAGCTATGAAGAAGGAGAGGCTTTTTTTCACTTGTCTATGCCTTGGCGCGTTTTTCGTGTCCGCCATCTTGCTATATTTCTATCCTTTATAATTTAATGCAATGAAATTTAGGTCTGGGTATGTACTGGTAGTAAAGTAACCACGCTAAGAACgtagaatttcgtacattgaccagACATTTCCTAGCTATCGCACGCgcgttaggggtcatccattaattacatcacacgaatttctaggttttttgaccccctccccccttaTTGTCACAcatggtcacatttggcaaacccctcctcccctggtgtgacgtcacattttttcaacgaaatcggcaaatcgaattaagttggttgtacctattattaatattttatcaaaatatttttgaaaaaagaaatattagtaatttcataacccaaaactgattaggaatgaaaattaaacgaatataaatgattattgttccaaaattttgttatttaactgtacagctaatcaagtaatttaaataagttaaagtgacgtcacaaagtttgtgacttccCCTCCCccctgtcacaacatgtcacatttttttGGCCCCCTctcccccctaaacgtgtgatgtaaatAATGGTTGACCCCTAATTATATTGCCGTCCCGCCGATGACGCCGGCGGTGCCAATGAATTCGCGAGCGAGACATcgatataattatgcgcgtgcgatagagatagaaaatggcgggtcaatgtacgaaattctacGTGCTTTGCGTCCTTACTTTAGGTAGAAGTTAGTAAATGTTAGATGATGGAAAGTATTAAGATTTGTGATTGTATATGGGGCAAAGGTAGATTGTTAATCGTTAGGCAAATGTATGGCTTTTTGGCTTGGCAATATTACTACTTACTAGTAAGATAGCAACGTTTCAAAGATATATCACAATTAAAACAACAGTTTTTAAGTGAATTAGGCGGTTGTTTTAATTATAACTTAGCGTATAGCAACTGTAATGAAATGTAAATCTTTAAACGTAAAATTCTACTACTTATTGCAATATGGTGCGGGTGTTGCACCAAACGATAGAAACATGGCATAAAGATTTTAATTGACTTTTTGAGTATTTCGAATGAATTTCAATGTACTTCTGAGATTCAATTATCTTTGAAACGTTAGAAGTGGTCCAGTGATTGACAAGTAGGTTATAAACCTGCTAAATGTATTGTTATAGGTTTAGCAATCGTTAGGCATCAGTACATGCCTAGGTATACTAACAATGCCTTATCTGACACTGTGATTTGATTTCCATTGAATGAGGCTGGATTTGGAAGAGGCTGAAGGAATTTTCACTGTATTAAGGAATTTCTACACCTACAGGGGAACAATTTTtgatgtatttttttgtattaaaaattCCAATTTTATGTATTCATTCCGCTGAAAAGGCATTTATTATCTTTGCACTGATTAGGTTTAATTTTGAttgcttgattttttttattgattggtGAGTGTTTATTTAAGTCTCGAATGTATTGGGATAATTTTTAAGGTGTTCTGGTAACGATTAAGAGCCCTTATTCCTTAGAGCGTTCACCGATTTTGCGAAATAACACTCGATAGATGGCGTTAGCGCTCGGTACGCGAGCGCCGGCAAAGCTAAGCGCGTTTCAACGCAGACaagaataattttgatacttttcaatttaatttgcaagtaaatttattttaacgttatattggcactctgtattttattttataagcatgGTAGTAGTCAATAGAGTATATGTGATGAGATAATATATAACCAACGAcgagtaaaaaataatgattgttTACCTCTGTATGTCATGGAATTATTGTGACAAGTTCATCCACGAAGTCAAGTAACTTATTCAAGTCAGTTCACCAAGGAAGTTgaataattaaatgttttaaagataaggttatattaaataataatatatacagggtggccaaaaataagtgcattcccgttgccagggaggtttaggGATTATACTGAACTAAGCAACCGCGAACCgcgatgggaccaaccccgaaatcgcgaaaaaaaaatttggctgtttcatacattttgtctagtccattttctatgggagggtaattttttttccagcaaCCATTTTCTTGCCAGCAGCGGaaaagcacttattttatggccaccctgtataatgacaATAAATTCGAGAGTACCTGCAAGTAACAACTACTGAACTctctgaagttcgattttatgtCTAAAACAGAAGTatctccgtttttagggttccgtacccaaagggtaaaacgggaccctattactaagactccactgtccgtccgtccgtccgtccgtcaatcaccaggctgtatctcacgaatcgagatagctagacagttgaaattttcacagatgatgtatttctgttgccgctataacaacaaatactaaaacagaataaaataaagatttaagtggggctcccatactgttgtaaacgtgatttttgacagaagttaagcaacgtcgggctcgggcggggtcagtacttggatgggtgaccgtttttatagataatggtacggaacccttcgtgtgcgagtccgactcgcacttggccggtttttatttagaacGAAGTTGATTTATAAGGTTTACTTGATCCTTGTGGGAAGCAAATGAagctttatttgtaagtatgtatgtaaaataaaataatattaataatctatCAACCGCATCTAGATCGATAGTGCtcgtcaaggaaaatctattgagcccaaacacgatggagttatgataagtagattaggagttctggtgaccaactcctgactccatcatgaaaacctggacttcatctagattctagatcgatggtgcttgtcggggcaaatctattgatcccaaacacgatggagttatgatgaataGATTAGGACTTCTGGGGACCAACTCCTGACCCCATCTCgtaatggagtcaggagttggtcaccagaagagTCTCATGactctggacctcatctagatagatggtgctcgtcaggGCAAATCTAATGAGCCCAATCACGATAGAgtgataatgagtagattaggatttctggtgaccaactcctgactccatcatgagaacctggacttcatctagatcgatggtgctcgtcggggcaaatctattgagcccaaacacgatggagttatgatgagtagattagaacatctggtgaccatctcatgatggagtcaggagctggtcaccagaagggtctcatgaccctggacctcatctagatagatggtgctcgtcgaggcaaatcgattgagcccaaacacgatggagtgataatgagtagattaggagttctggtgaccattactgactccatcatgagaacctggacttcatctagatcgatggtgctcgtcggggcaaatctattgagcccaaacacgatggagttattatgagtagattagaacatctggtgaccatctcatgatggagtcaggagttggtcaccagaagggtctcatgaccctggacctcatctagatagatggtgctcgtcgaggcaaatcgattgagcccaaacacgatggacttATGATGAGTAAATTAGGACttctggtgaccatctcatgatggagtcagaagttggtcaccagaagggtctcatgaccctggaccttatctagatagatggtgctcgtcagggcaaatcatttgaacccaaacacgatggagtgttaatgagtagattaggagttctggtgaccaactcctgactccatcatgagaacctggacctcatctagatcgatggtgttcgtcaaggaaaatctattgagcccaaacacgatggagttatgatgagtagattaggagttcggtgaccattcctgactccatcatgagaacctggacatcatccaggtcgtccgggtataataaaaatgcaaacCCTAACCAGAATTCAAGTAACACTGAAAATCTATCACATAAGCGAGAGTcggttgttaaaattaaatatggtgTAAAAAATGTACACCCTTGGATCAAGATTTTCTAATCATAGTATACAGCACTTCTCGGAACTCTCTCGATGGTTACGAAAGCAACGAACGCCTGACGGTCGAGCACAGGTCCGTCCCCTAAGCGCACTCGGCGGAGACTGAGCGCGCGgtgtcggtgcagcgtgatttgtacgtctttaaaaaaatatagatttacggCTAGGTAGGTCctatagttatgattttttttttatgagtagacataaagttacaatttgataaaatattatttttggggCAAAATATAAGTCCaatttgcgataaaaaaatgtaatgtaaccctgttttcaccaaaaaaatgaagaaaactcggaaggttttttatcaattttttaaaatgaATCTTCGATTTTCAAGCATGTCAGCCCCTCGTACAAGATATGGTGAGTTGAATTGTAATCATTCATGTACCAAATGATTCTTGTTTACTGCAAAATTGAGAACCGAAACGACCCTTCTCACTGCAAAATTTGAAAAAGACTCCtaagaaaactcatttattttaggttcaaAAAGAGAAAATGAAAATTTGAACGTTTTCAGCCCCTAGTTtaagaaatgattatttaagtacgttatcagtttttgaataaatactAATAGTTACGTCGTAATCTTAAATGAAAAAGGAAGCATTTTGCAAAATACGCTCGTCTGTAGGAGTAAGGACTCTTAAGTTCATGTGTACTTATATAAAACTATGGTTTGCTAATATATTGTATATCAAGAAACGTATTAAAATTTCTAAGTTAGTAAGCTAACATTACGAAGAATTTTTAGCATAAGATTTAAAATTACTTCAGCTAATAAAATTTATCTTTGGTAATAAGATGTTAGACTAGAATCCTCTGTTACAATTAACTTCGTCGTTTGTTTTCCCGTAGTATGGCTGCGTCACTTTCGTTTGCCATGTCAAAGAggatttgaaatagaggaatattgtcaaagtaaattatgtacctagtcagtacatttactgccatctttcgacacaaatgattaacacttttaggaCGCCATATgagttaacttgttaaatattaatattaacgccatctactcgagagtaggttGAAGGTTATggtgccatcgctcgaaaagattgcaccatacctttggcctgtagtcgagtagatggcgttaatattaatatttaataagttaacacatatcaatgaaagaataaggatcaaagtcaaatagtGTTCTATCAGTTTTATGtcctgtcgaaagatggcagtaaatttacagtggctacataaatTACTTTGACAATTCGTCTCTATACGCTCTATTCTCTTTGAGTTTGAATGAATATAATTGACTAGTCCAAAAGTCGACATTGACTTGAACATTTCGTTGCCATTATGCCTCTTCGTCATTATTTCAGCTTATCTTAGTTTCTTGTGTATGATTATGTCTTTGTTCCACGGATCTCACTTGTTTGTTTATTGACAGAGCTATAGTagatgtagtttttttttttttcatatacctACTACTACTGGTCCTGTCTGTAATGTCTGTATCTGTTCGAGTAAGATGGTATTACCTCCGTATTACCTTTCACTCTAGCAGCTGTTGCAGAATTGCAAGCAGGACCGTGAGTACTAGGTTTAATAATAATGCAATTTAGGTGTAGTCAGATTATTACACATACGATTTTGCACTATAGGTAATGGCGCGTTCACATCGAACAAACGGACGTTTGCTATCTCTTTCTAACACATAGCTGTTAcaatatcgtcgggtgacaagcaaaactcactaagtactatcaaaaacttaaagtaacaatgcactttattacatttGTAatacggtttattgtccaataatttcaatgatgttagttagtgacttttgcttgtcacccgacgatattatCTTTTGGCGATCTTTAACCGTTCGTATGTTCAATGTGTACTCGGCAGTAAATTAATATAATGCCACACCAATGTAACTACGAC from Cydia splendana chromosome 5, ilCydSple1.2, whole genome shotgun sequence encodes:
- the LOC134790916 gene encoding leucine-rich repeat and calponin homology domain-containing protein isoform X1 translates to MAVLGPCVNVNMNGQSNIHSQLTKSLERILEDAYLSGELKLSGRKLREFPKPVKFDLSDTVVADLSKNRFCEVPEEVTTYIFLEKLLLSQNILRNLPDAVGGLQSLTFLDLSSNQLTELPREICQMPLQVLLVPDNLLTTLPKEIGKMTTLAELVASNNRLTQVPMTLGDCAGLRALDLSNNQLGLLPLQVTYLRLEHLDVSCNCISSLPLELRNMSTLITLNLDNNPLVSPPTTVCMRGRVHIFKYLENMANKDTPAHRRVEDTRRTAKHTSYLNSPTTNQITSGNATIDCLRHKPRHVVDSGYSTDGMEKRWSNDGGGEAGGGSGRSTPSTPSTLSPGAALSRAQSLSSESPLPQLTPLLTGLRISPEGNISNGDDKSKLAHQQTYRQYKEALRQQRQQDIYRPRTDQSSPDLDSSPHQSPVHNPHSPVNGHSNVSPTYRSTSISPNSSQVPNSPLLHSTPRRFQNQNGNSEKEENKRPVQKVVPSRNVNKIYSAVNGNVEYGRTNGHDTYTKPTSPTKSPTNTLGYNSIGTKSNIPRQTNGEPKLLTTTVSYLKGAAPKPAGKVPWSKDDKLSFTMKREFDKQKEELDLLAQLRTIIESRLKMSLPEQLAPVLADGVVLCHLANHVRPRSVASVHVPSPAQPKLTMARCRRNVDNFLEACRRIGVEEENICSPEDILGPERERDGTILPLARTVCALLSHATPRKDNQSEHYHYDQSQEEYEYYRSDVANSIEVNYYERTVGRYAEDRVVSNFNTFTEYQSQNYTIDEADEYQNYENNNTDAHYSPVYEGVRNRGPYYHKNRVQFVTPFFKGDGVLKSDNFDIYDTDEVDFPLELSREDTERYDRGKMNLDIQNNLNRDLTIETEAMKKERLFFTCLCLGAFFVSAILLYFYPL
- the LOC134790916 gene encoding leucine-rich repeat and calponin homology domain-containing protein isoform X2; translation: MAVLGPCVNVNMNGQSNIHSQLTKSLERILEDAYLSGELKLSGRKLREFPKPVKFDLSDTVVADLSKNRFCEVPEEVTTYIFLEKLLLSQNILRNLPDAVGGLQSLTFLDLSSNQLTELPREICQMPLQVLLVPDNLLTTLPKEIGKMTTLAELVASNNRLTQVPMTLGDCAGLRALDLSNNQLGLLPLQVTYLRLEHLDVSCNCISSLPLELRNMSTLITLNLDNNPLVSPPTTVCMRGRVHIFKYLENMANKDTPAHRRVEDTRRTAKHTSYLNSPTTNQITSGNATIDCLRHKPRHVVDSGYSTDGMEKRWSNDGGGEAGGGSGRSTPSTPSTLSPGAALSRAQSLSSESPLPQLTPLLTGQYKEALRQQRQQDIYRPRTDQSSPDLDSSPHQSPVHNPHSPVNGHSNVSPTYRSTSISPNSSQVPNSPLLHSTPRRFQNQNGNSEKEENKRPVQKVVPSRNVNKIYSAVNGNVEYGRTNGHDTYTKPTSPTKSPTNTLGYNSIGTKSNIPRQTNGEPKLLTTTVSYLKGAAPKPAGKVPWSKDDKLSFTMKREFDKQKEELDLLAQLRTIIESRLKMSLPEQLAPVLADGVVLCHLANHVRPRSVASVHVPSPAQPKLTMARCRRNVDNFLEACRRIGVEEENICSPEDILGPERERDGTILPLARTVCALLSHATPRKDNQSEHYHYDQSQEEYEYYRSDVANSIEVNYYERTVGRYAEDRVVSNFNTFTEYQSQNYTIDEADEYQNYENNNTDAHYSPVYEGVRNRGPYYHKNRVQFVTPFFKGDGVLKSDNFDIYDTDEVDFPLELSREDTERYDRGKMNLDIQNNLNRDLTIETEAMKKERLFFTCLCLGAFFVSAILLYFYPL